A DNA window from Setaria viridis chromosome 2, Setaria_viridis_v4.0, whole genome shotgun sequence contains the following coding sequences:
- the LOC117845311 gene encoding probable protein phosphatase 2C 33 produces the protein MATAARETRLLPPPLPLATLIGRELRAAGSERPTLRYGHAGFAKRGEDYFLVKPDCLRVPGDPSSAFSVFAVFDGHNGVSAAVYSKEHLLEHVISALPPDIGRDDWLQALPRALVAGFVKADIDFQRKGEVSGTTATLVVIDGFTVTVASVGDSRCILDTQGGELQLLTVDHRLEENAEERERVTASGGEVGRLNLFGGQEVGPLRCWPGGLCLSRSIGDTDVGEFIVPIPHVKQVKLSNAGGRLIIASDGIWDALSNEAAAKACRGLPAELAAKLVVKQALKTSGLKDDTTCVVVDIIPSDHLTSPQLSPKKNQNKLKSLFRRRSHSSVGKLGGKSASIGSVEELFEEGSAMLEERLGRNLSLKAASPPFRCAICQVDQEPFEGLMTDNGDGYCSSPYAPWGGPHLCLDCRKKKDAMEGKRSSRSTACR, from the exons ATGGCGACCGCCGCCAGGGAGACGCgtctgctgccgccaccgctgcccctCGCCACGCTCATCGGCCGGGAGCTCCGTGCCGCCGGCTCCGAGCGCCCGACCCTGCGCTACGGCCACGCAGGCTTCGCCAAGCGCGGGGAGGACTACTTCCTCGTCAAGCCCGACTGCCTCCGCGTCCCTGGAGATCCCTCATCGGCATTCTCCGTCTTCGCC GTCTTCGACGGCCACAACGGCGTCTCCGCGGCGGTCTACAGCAAGGAGCATCTGCTCGAGCACGTCATCAGCGCGCTGCCGCCGGACATCGGCCGCGACGACTGGCTCCAGGCGCTGCCGCGCGCGCTCGTCGCCGGATTTGTCAAGGCCGACATCGATTTCCAGCGCAAAG GCGAGGTGTCGGGAACCACGGCAACGCTGGTCGTCATCGACGGCTTCACCGTCACGGTCGCGTCCGTCGGGGACTCGCGCTGCATCCTCGACACGCAGGGCGGCGAATTGCAGCTGCTCACCGTCGACCACCGCCTCGAGGAGAATGCGGAGGAGCGGGAGCGCGTCACGGCCAGCGGCGGGGAAGTCGGCCGCCTCAATCTCTTCGGAGGCCAGGAGGTCGGTCCTCTCCGGTGCTGGCCAGGTGGCTTGTGCCTTTCAAGATCCATCGGGGACACGGATGTTGGGGAGTTCATTGTGCCCATTCCACATGTCAAACAAGTCAAG TTATCAAATGCCGGAGGAAGGCTAATTATAGCGTCAGATGGCATCTGGGATGCACTATCCAATGAAGCAGCTGCAAAGGCATGCCGAGGATTGCCTGCAGAACTGGCTGCAAAGCTTGTGGTTAAG CAAGCTCTGAAAACAAGTGGGCTGAAGGATGACACCACCTGTGTAGTTGTGGACATTATACCATCCGATCATTTGACATCACCGCAATTGTCTCCAAAGAAAAATCAGAACAAGTTGAAGTCACTTTTCCGTAGAAGGTCTCATAGTTCAGTTGGAAAGCTTGGAGGCAAGTCTGCTTCAATTGGTTCTGTGGAGGAGTTATTTGAAGAAGGGTCTGCGATGTTAGAGGAAAG GCTCGGTAGGAATTTGTCCTTGAAAGCAGCTTCACCACCTTTCCGTTGTGCAATCTGCCAAGTGGACCAAGAACCATTTGAAGGTTTGATGACAGATAATGGTGATGGTTACTGCTCTTCCCCGTATGCGCCATGGGGCGGTCCACATCTTTGTTTGGACTGTCGGAAAAAGAAAGACGCTATGGAAGGTAAAAGATCTAGCCGCTCTACAGCATGCAGGTGA